TACTAGGAACTTTTTAAAAAAGATAAGCGCTTGGGCTAAGTCCGAAATAAATCGGTGTAGGCTCAAACGCTTATCTTTTTTACATCGTATTAGACAAAGATATCAATGATAAGCACCATAATAAAGACGCTAAATGATAGTAACGTTTCAAGAACAGTCCATGTTTTAAATGTTTCTTTTACTGTTAATCCTAAATATTCTTTTACTAACCAAAAACCTGCATCATTAACGTGAGAAAGCATTAGTGATCCTGCACCCGTTGCAATGACTAGCAACGCTGTATTAACTCCTGTCATCTGCTCGACAATTGGAGACACGATTCCTGCCGCTGTCGTTAAGGCAACTGTTGCTGAACCTGTTGCTACTCGAATAAGGCCAGCTACCAAGAAGCTCATGACAATTGGGGATAAATTCATTTGACCAGCAAGATTAGCAATAGCTGTCGCAACACCTGTATCAATTAAGATTTGTTTAAAAGCACCCCCTGCACCAATAATTAAAATAATTGCCGCAAGCGGTTTCATACTTTCATCTGTTAAACCACGAATGATCTCTGCATTTTGTCCAAGTCTAAATCCTAATAAATAATAAGCAACAAATACAGAAATAAGAAGCGCAACGAGTGGACTGCCAATAAAATCAATAACGTTAGTAAGCCCTGCTGGAAGTTTAAATAAAGCTGCAATCATCGTTAGCAACATTAAAATAATTGGCAAGAATACAATGAAGAAAGATACGCCAACAGACGGTAATTTTTCATTGTCTTTCATCGTATCTGGACGCATTAACTTTGGTGCATGCTCTGGTGTCACACGTTTGCTAATAAATCGTGCAAAAAGTGGTCCAGCGATTATTCCTGCGGGTAATGCAAAACACAGTGAATAAAGAAGGACCTCGCTGACATTGGCATGATAAATTCCAATCGCTGTCATTGCTCCTGGATGTGGTGGAATAATTCCATGCGCAATGGATAAGCCCGCTAAAACAGGCAAGCCCAGCAACAAAATATTTTTCTTCACTGTTTTTTGAATGGACAGAACAATTGGAAGTAAGATCACTAATCCAACTTCAAAAAAAACTGGAATTCCAATAATTAGCCCTGAAAAAAACATCGCCCATGGCAGTCTCTTTGCACCTAACCTTTTAACAAAGAAATTAGCAATTTGCATGCCGGCGCCAGAAGTCGACATCATTTTTCCTAAAATAGTTCCGAGTGCTAGAATACCTACTAAATGGCCTAACACTCCACCAACACCGGTTTCAAATGCTGCAGGTATTTTTTGCCAAGGCATACCGGCAAAAACTGCTAAAAAAATGGTTGCTACAGATAAACTAAGGTACGCATGCCATTTCCACCAAGAAACCCCTAAGATGACGATTAGAATAGAAATGATCGTAATTGAAAATAGGTAAATATCTTGCATGTTTTCCCTCTCCTTTTTAACGAATTAAACTTTGTTGTTTATTACTCATAAGGGCCTCTACTTCTGATACAGTGGTATGTGGTACATCCCCTGGAATAGCATGTGCAAGAACCGCATTATGGACAGCGAATTCTAATGTTTTTTCTTCGCCCCAATTTTCTGTTTGCCCAAAAATAATTCCTGCAGCATAAGCATCGCCAGCACCAATTCTATCTAATATTGCAACAGACTGTCTGCTACTTACCTGAAACTCACCTCTTGCCATAAATCCAGCTAGATAATGTTTTCCTTCTTCAAATGAGCGCATTGTCCCTACAAAAGTATCGATATGATACTCTTCTTTAAAAATTTCTGTAACAGCTTTTAATTGTTCCAGTTCGCTCGCTAGTTCTGGTGCTTTAATATCAAGTAATTCTGTCAAATCGCGTATGCCACCAAAAACAGTATCTGCGCTATAAAGGATCTTTTCATATTGTTCTTTGATAAATTCTTTCGTGTGCTGCGTATTTAGACTTGGTCGATAATTGAAGTCAAAATACAATTTTTTGTTATATTTTTTGGCTGTTGCTGCAATTTTTAAAGCGGTTTCACGAGTTTGCTCAGTTAAAAGTAATGAAATGCCGCAAATATGAACAAAATCACTGGTTGCTACAGCTTCTTCAATTGGGTAACTTGCTGGATTCGCTTGGCAAAAGGCACTGGCGAGACGATTTTGATACGTAACAACAGTGGGTCTTAAACCATAACCCATCTCAACAAAATAACTGCCCATATGATTGCCATTCAATCGAATAAATTGATCATTAATTCCATATTTACGCAAGGTTGCTCTAGCCACTTTACCAATAGAATTATTGGGTAAAGTGGTAAGAAGCGTTGTTTCCAGTCCAAAATTTTTAAGATTTGCGAGTAGGTTAACACCTGTACCAGTAATTTGATATGTAAGCTGGTTAGTTTGTTCTAATAACTGATATTCAGGTGGGGTAAAGCGTAAATTTACTTCACCATAAGACAACATTTTCATTTCAGTAAACTCCTTAATCTGTTAATTTCTTCATAATTTGGTAAAGCGATTTGACATCTTCTGGCTTTGTATCGCCACTTTCTTTATCAATGATTGAGCTATAAACATGTGGAATGATTTTTTTTACGCCGGCATCTAAAGCGATTTGGACAATTTCTTCAAAATTCTCTAAATCAATACCTCCTGTTGGTTCTAAGTAAAAATCATTTTCTGCACAAGCTTTGGCTACAGCGCGATATTCTGCTTCATGAGCAAGGCCTTTCATTGGGAAATATTTAATAGAACTACCACCCATATCTTTTAATAAAGCAATAGCGGTTTCAATTGGCACTTCTGCTGCGTCCATTTTACTGCTTAAAGGACCGGTTGCAATATTGACATAGCCCACTTTTCCGGTTGGAGAAACAAGACCATTGATTACGGTTTCATTTTGTCCTAAAAGTGCTCTACTCGCACCGACACCTGTAAATACTTGATTGACATGTTGCGGCCCTAATTCACTAGAAATTCGTGCTACCATGGCGCTTTGATTTGGGTTTCCTGCGCCAAGACCTACTGATAAAGCATTGTCCGTTGCAGCGATGTACTTTTTCATATCAGAAATAGCCGCTTCGTCATTTTTATAGTTGATTGAAAGCACACCTAAAATCACATGTCCTTCTGCTGCTTCAAAACATTCTTTCGCATTTTCTACAGAATTGGCTAGCACATTTAAACAAATGCGGTCATTTAAATATTTTGGTGTTTTATTCATTCTTTTTTCCCACTTTCCATAATTTCTTTTAGCCTTGCTATAATTGCTTGCATTTCTTCTTCATTTACAGCGCGAATGTCAAACTCAATAATGCCGTTATTAGCTTGGTATTCGCGTGTATAGATCGCTGGGTTATGACTTTTTAGCTCACTGATGACTTCTTTTGCTGAACGATCGATTACTTTTACAGAAGCGCGGTAAATCTCTCTCCCAGCAGCATCTTGAACTTCTTTAACGGATAATCCAGTAATACTATTTAACGCTTCTATAAAAGGTTTTAGGCGTTGTTTCATTTCTATTCCTGTTTCGCCTGGCTCCTTCAAATAACGTTCGACAGCTCCGGTAAAGGCAACAATATTTTCTTTGCCGATTTTCATTGCTCTCCCGATTCCTTTAGATTGCATTTGCACCCAACTAATCGGCTCTTTTTTACCAATGACAAGTCCAGAAGTCGGACCATCTATGGCTTTAGCACCGCTATAAATAACAAGATCTGCCCCTGCTTTTGTATACTTAGTTAAGTCTTCTTCTGCTGCTGCGTCCACAATAAGTGGGACTTGATATTGTTTGCTGACTTCAACCATTTCTTCTACTGTTAACATGCTTTTTTGAACAGTATGATGACTTTTGATGTAAAGAAGTGCGGCTGTATTTTCGGTCATCATCATTTCGACGTGCTCTTTTTGGCACATATTAGCGTAACCAGCTTCTCTTATTTCACCGCCACCGACTTGGACCATTACTTCCACTGCTGTGCCATAATCGACATTGTGACCTTTAGGAATAACAATTTCACGCTTTTGTATCTCTTTTGCATAAGGATGATACAGATGATATGGATCACCTTTTCCAATTAAAGCTGAGATAGACTGTGCGATGCCTGCTGAAGCGCTTGAAACAACACAAGCATCTTCTACATTTAATAAGTTTGCGATATAAATGCCTGTTTTTTCTACCAAATCGGCAATCTCAAAAAAATTTTGCCCAGCAAATTTTTGCAAATTGGTAATTTCATCAGGTGTTTTTGAGACGCCTAGAATCGTCATTTTTCCTGATGCGTTAATCACTTCTTTTAACTTATACTTTTCATAAATATTAGATGTCATATAAAACACCTCCAACAATCGTTTTAATTGGTACAATTAGCTCAGATGTGTTCTCTTTATTGCCATTTGAATCAACCAACTCTTTATTGCCATTTTTCACATCAAAAATAGTGATATCAGCATCATATCCAACTCTTAATTGGCCTTTTTTTGCTAGTTTAAAATTATCTGCTGGATGCTCGGTTACCATCTTGATAATTTCGGTAAGTGGATAGCCGACTAGCCGTAATTTTTCCATTGTTGTGGCTAAATCGTACACTGGCCCTTTTTCTCGATTACGATGGTAAATATCTGTGCTTAGGGAATAAGGGGTTATTTTTGCTTCCTTTGCACAAAAAGCTGTATGAAAGTTAAAACTATCTGTTCCATGGCCGATATCAAAGCGAACACCTCGCTTATAAGCATCCATTGCAACCGCTTTAATTTTATTTGTCTGCTTATCTACAATACCATTTTCTTTCCCATTAAAACAGTGTGTCAAGATATCCCGCTCATCAAGTCGTGACAAAACATCGCTTAATTCTGGCGGATTTGAACCGATATGAATCATGAGTGGCATGTCGTTTAGTTCAGTTTGCAGTTCTTTAGCTAATAAAAGCGGGTGATAATCGTTTTCCCCTACAACCGTTTTACTTAAGCGTACTTTTAAGCCAATAACAAATTGCGGCAAGGCAGCCACTTGTTTCTTTAATAAGTCTTTTTGGACGTTATGCAAATCGGATAACTCATCTTGGCGAATAATCCCGATTTTAGAAATATTAATCATAGCATAAACATTGGTCTTGGCCTTTCTTATTTGTTCATAAAAAGTAGAAATCGTGTCTGCGCCAGTAGATCCTGCATCAATGATCGTTGTTACACCTTTTTTGATACCGATTTCATCTGGCTGATCGTAATAAATGGGCATATCGTCATCACAGTGCACATGGTCATCTATCCAGCCAGCTGAAATATAATGATTCCTAGCTAACTCTACAACTTGCTTTGCTTCTTTATTAATCGTAGGAGAAACCATTTCGATCTTGCCATTTTTTACTCCAATGGATAAGCATTGATTGTCCACTGTCAAACCATTTTTAATAAGTAAATCTAACAATCTATCTCCTCCTTCATAAACATTATAACATTATAATGTTTATGAGTACAACTACTTTTTTAAATTTCATATTCGATTTTATATGGGAAATCCTGTGTATTATATAATCCAATTGAAAACTCAATGAGCTCTGATTGACTATTGTACGATTTGCGAATTCGTTTCAAACAATGATTTGTTTCTGCTTGTAGCAAATTTTTTTCACTTTCCTTAAGTTCTGCTACTTCAAAGGTATCATCGAAAGAAACGACGACTTGCTGATTTTCTTTTAATAACTGATAAAGTGAAATATTATCTAAGTTAAGGTTCTTATCAACGACTTGATGAACACCGCGAAGATAATGTTCATAAAGGATATAGGGTTTGCGATTTAAGAGATACATTCTTTTGATCATCATAATTGGTTCGTCAAAAAATTGGCTTATAAGGGCATTTTCTGCTGGCTGAACCAGCTTGATCTCTAAGATTTCCTTTGTTATCGTATAACCGGATTCCTTCATAATTGTTGAAAAAGATTTGGCTTTAGAAAGTTTATTAAAAAGTTGATTGCTAACAACCATCGTCCCTTTACCACGTTGTTTCCGAAGATAACCTTCAGAAACCAAAAGAGCAACGGCTTGTCTGATAGTTACCTTACTAACTTCAAACATTTTCTCAAGTTCTGTTTCACTTGGAATATATTCTCCTATCACATAAACACCAGAAAGAATTTTCTTTTTTATTTCTTTAGCGATTTCTTGATATAGGATCACATTTTTTTTCATCTACCTGACTCCCGTTCTTTTCATTTTCTAGTAAGCTCATCATAAAATATTCATGCTGAAATGACAATAAATGACTTATTCCGCAATATTTAAAACTAGATTTTCCACCTATCATAAAAAAACTGCAAACAAAGATTTTATATTTCCTTTGTTTACAGTCTAAAGCGATAGGTTTTACATTTATTTGTAGAACTTAAATTTACCTTTTTTGGCCATGATGTTAAGTCCGCCAATTTGTAGTAATGCGCGGTCATCAATTACTTTTTTCATGACTGAGGCTGGGTAACCTTTTAAATTTTTACCAAAGACAACACCGATCGCATCATTATCGCCAAGTGAACATACTGTTCCTTTTTCATGATATTCGAAATTGATTAGGTCTGTTTCACCTTTAGCAAGTTTTGCTAAATTAACAGTAGCAACATCCGCTTGCTGCATAGCGATTTGAGCAGTTGGTGGATAAGGTCGTTCATTTTCAGGATTAATGATCAGTGAGCAGTCACCTATTATTAAAATTTCTTCATTGCCAGGAACTGTTAAATTATTATTTACTTTCACACGTCCACGTCCTGCTTCAAAACCTGACTCTTCAATAACACTATTACCGCGAACACCAGCGGCCCAAATAATCGTTCCAGCTTTAATTTCTTTCGTTTCTGTTTCGTTGTCAGCAAATTTGACACCATCTGCTGTCGCTTCTTTAACAGGCTTGCCAACGAAAAATTCAACGCCACGATCTTCTAAAACACTAACACCATAATCCACCAATTTGGCATCAAATTGTGGTAACACTTTTGGTGCAGCTTCCATACAAATGATGCGAACTTTTTCACGAGGAATGTCATACGTTTTTACAAGTTCTGGCATGCGGTTCGTTAGTTCTCCAAGAAATTCGATTCCAGTAAAACCAGCGCCCCCCACAATAATTGTTAATAGCTCATCTTTTTGTTCGGTTTTCCATTTGGCAAATTGCTCTTCAATGCGCGCCCGGATCTTTTTAACAGAATCAATGCTTGTAATGGTTAGAGCATATTCCTTCAAACCAGGAATGCCAAATGTCTCAGCTTCTGATCCAAGTGCAATAAGTAAATAATCATAAGAAATTTCACCTTCATTTTGCAAGGTTACTGTTTTTTCATCACGATTAATTTTGACTACAGTATCTTGAATGAAAGTGGATTTTTTGCTATCTACAACTTTTTCAATTGGATATATTAATTTTTCAGGATCAAGTGTCCCAGCTGCTGCTTCGTGTAACCATGTTGTTTCATGGTGATAGTCATTTTTATTTACAAGAACTAATTCTGCGTCCAAGTTTTCATGTTGTAATTTTTTTAATGTTTTAAGACCGCCATATCCTGCGCCAAGGATGACAATTTTAGTTTTACTCAATGTTATCACATCTACTTTCCCTTTGTATTTTTCTCGCGTACTTAAATTGCAATAAACTTATTACAAATTATGTAGATTGCGCTTTAACCTACAAAATAACTTATAACTAATATGATAGTATGTTTATGAACTATTTTCAAGGATGTAATCTCAAAATGTTTGTTTTCTTTTACCCTTTTTGTTCAAAAACTAACATGTTTTCAAAATCACCAAAACATGTTTTTTTATTTTTTTATGATAAAATATGGTTTACTAATCGAATACTAGGAGGTAATCATTTTGGATGAACAAGCCAAAATTTATGATATAACAATCATAGGAGGCGGTCCGGTTGGTCTTTTTGCGGCCTTTTATGCAGGGATGCGAAAAGTAAATGTTAAAATTATCGAAAGTTTACCTCAATTAGGCGGACAGCTTTCAACACTTTATCCTGAAAAATATATATATGATATCCCAGGCTTTCCAGCGATTCGCGCCCAAGCCTTAATCAACAACCTTACTGAGCAAATGCAGCCTTTTCACCCAGAAGTTTGCTTGGGAGAGACGGTTTTATCTGTTATTAAGCAAGCAGACAGTACATTTGAAATTACAACCACACAAGATGTTCATTATAGTAAAACAATCATTATTACTGCCGGAAACGGAGCTTTTGAACCTCGTAAGCTGGAACTCTCTCATGCCGTTCAATATGAAAATAGCAATTTACACTATTTCATTGATGACTTAAGTCTTTTCAAGGATCATCGCGTAGTTGTTTGTGGGGGCGGTGATTCAGCGGTTGACTGGGCACTTATGCTTGAACAAGTAGCTCATTCAGTAACGATTGTTCATCGTCGTAAAGATTTCCGCGCTCATGAACATAGTGTAGAAAAGTTAGCAAACTCATCTGTTAGCATTATGACACCATTTCTTCCAACAAAAATAACCGGTACTTCTGGAAAAATTACTTCGATCGAGTTACAAGAAGTGAAAGGTGAGCAACAAATTGAGCTAGAGATTGATGATTTTATTGTCAATTATGGTTTTGTTTCTTCACTTGGACCGATTAAAACATGGAATTTAGACCTTCAGCGTAATTCGATTGTCGTCAATTCTAAAATGGAAACATCCATTGCTGGCATTTACAGTGCTGGCGATGTTTGTACATATGACGGCAAAGTAAAATTAATCGCTACGGGCTTTGGTGAAGCACCAACTGCCGTCAATAATGCAATCAATTACATGGATCCAAAAGCGCGCTTACAGCCAACCCATTCTACTTCTCTTTTTGAATAAACCCAAAGTTTGACTTGTTAAGCGAACGGGAAATTATTTATTATATCTATGATTTAAGGAGGTCATTGCCATGAATGTACTTGTCATTGGTTCTAATGGGCAAATAGGCCGGCAAATTGTTAAAATGCTCGCGCTAGATAAAGGTTTTTTTGTTCGAGCAATGATTCGTGATCCTCATCAGGCAGAAGCATTAGAAAAATTAGGTGCAAAGCCAATTATTGCTGATCTAGAGCAAGACTTCAGCTACGCATATGATGCAGTTGACGCTGTTATTTTCACTGCTGGTTCTGGAGGAAATACAGGCCCTGAAAAAACGATCGCTGTCGATCAAGACGCCGCGATTAAAGCAACAAATATTGCCGAACAAAGAGGAATTAAACGCTTTATCATGATTAGCTCCATTCATGCAGGAGAACCAGATAAAGGCCCTGAATCACTGGCAACTTATTTGATAGCTAAAGGGAAAGCAGACGATCACTTAATGGCAAGCAAACTGCCTTACACGATTATCCGACCTGTTAGTTTAACAAATGAGGCAGCAACTGGCCGGGTTGACTTGGTTTCAGACACTTCTTTAACCACGATCCCACGCTCAGATGTTGCAGCTTTTACCGTAGAGGCATTAACCCATCAGGAAGCGCAAAATAAAATTTATGAAATTGCAAGCGGTTCAAGAGATGTGGATACTTTTGATTTTAATTAACGTATAAAAAGAGGAAAAAATTCATCTTCATTGAATTTTTTCCTCTTTCTTTTATACGAATAAGCGCACAGATACTGCGATAAAATGGCCTTTTAATCACGTACAATTAAAACATCACACAAAGCATGTTGAATGATGTAGCCAGATACGCTACCAAGTACAGCTTCTTCAATTCGATTTAAACCAGTAGCTCCACAAATGATCAAATCTGCTTTATAAAGGTTAGGTAAATCATCAGATAAAAGCTTTTTAGGATTCCCTTTTTCAATAAAATGGTCAATCGTGGTTATACCTGATTCTTTTGCACGTTCGACGTGTTTAGCGATACTCTTTTCCATATCACTTGAAAGTTGATTTTCCCACATACCTCCATCAGGTGAATATGCAGGAAACGAGCGTGTATCAATTACCGTTGCTAGCCCTACGTGAGCATTTAGTTCAAGTGCAAGCTCTACGCCACGACGAAAAGCAAGCTCTGATTCTTCTGAGCCGTCTAGCGCAATTAGAATACGTTGATATTTTTTAGTCATTTTCTTCCCCCCATTAAAGAATAGCTTCTTTTTCTTATACCTGTTTAAGAATAGTTATAAACCTTTAAAGTTGCTGATAGATTTTCTTAAGTAATTCTTCTTTGGAACGACCTGAAACGACTACACCTTCTACAAGTGCAAATAAACTCCTTCCGCATAACTCACAATGGGCTAAACAATCATATTGGATCACATCAACATTTTCATCTTTTAAAAGGGTATCATATACCTCAAAAGCACCAGAGGCTAAATTATTTACACAAAATTCGACAAGAGGTTTCAAACAAAATAATCCTCCTTACATTGTTGGTTCGTAACCATACTCGATCATTAATTTATAAATATCTTGAAGGCGTGGCTCACCTTCTATCACGATTTTATTATCTAAAACAATGACTGGATATAGATAATCTTCGGCCATGATTCTTTGTGCCATTTGCCTTTCTTCTTCAGTCATCCCCTTTGTTTCAAAAACATCAAGATACTTAATGAGAAAAGGCTGTTGTTCAAATTTTCTTTCAATCGCAGCGCTTAACCACTCTTTTATTGCTTTGGAAGATGGAGCGCCCACACAACTAGCACATGCCACGGATGATCCATAGACATATAATTGTACAGTTTTTTTCACATTTCCCACCACCCTGTTTTTATTTTACAAGATGCAAGGTAAATTTGCGATTTTCCTGTTTATGCAATCTTCTTTTCATTTTATGATAACCTGTTATAATAGAGAATATATTAAAATAAAGGAGTTCGTGTTTGCATGGATCAAATTAGCTATGCTGAAGTTGAAAAAGCATTAAAAAAATTTCGTCCTTTTTTACTTCGTGATGGTGGCGACTATGAACTCATTGATGTAACGAACGATGGTATCGTCAAAATCCGTTTGCTCGGGGCGTGCGAAGTTTGCCCAAGCTCAGATATGACTTTAAAAATGGGCATTGAGCTAACACTTTCTGAAAGAGTCCCTGGTTTTAAAAAAGTTGAACAAGTTTATTAATCCAAAACCAAATGTCCGCCTACAAGCGTTCATTTGGTTTTTTAATGGGTTCCATTTTAGCGTCGTTTAACTTCGACCTGGCGAATTGAATTTTTATTCATTGAGCTGACGGTAAATTCCCAGTCATCAATGATCAGCTGATAACCTGTATCCAGATCAAATTTTTGCAATAATAAATAGCCAGAAATGGTATGGACATCAGAACTATCCAGTCGAATTCCAAGGACTTCCTCAACGCTTACAAGGGGTTCGCTTCCTGC
This DNA window, taken from Listeria sp. PSOL-1, encodes the following:
- a CDS encoding gluconate:H+ symporter; this translates as MQDIYLFSITIISILIVILGVSWWKWHAYLSLSVATIFLAVFAGMPWQKIPAAFETGVGGVLGHLVGILALGTILGKMMSTSGAGMQIANFFVKRLGAKRLPWAMFFSGLIIGIPVFFEVGLVILLPIVLSIQKTVKKNILLLGLPVLAGLSIAHGIIPPHPGAMTAIGIYHANVSEVLLYSLCFALPAGIIAGPLFARFISKRVTPEHAPKLMRPDTMKDNEKLPSVGVSFFIVFLPIILMLLTMIAALFKLPAGLTNVIDFIGSPLVALLISVFVAYYLLGFRLGQNAEIIRGLTDESMKPLAAIILIIGAGGAFKQILIDTGVATAIANLAGQMNLSPIVMSFLVAGLIRVATGSATVALTTAAGIVSPIVEQMTGVNTALLVIATGAGSLMLSHVNDAGFWLVKEYLGLTVKETFKTWTVLETLLSFSVFIMVLIIDIFV
- a CDS encoding sugar kinase; this translates as MKMLSYGEVNLRFTPPEYQLLEQTNQLTYQITGTGVNLLANLKNFGLETTLLTTLPNNSIGKVARATLRKYGINDQFIRLNGNHMGSYFVEMGYGLRPTVVTYQNRLASAFCQANPASYPIEEAVATSDFVHICGISLLLTEQTRETALKIAATAKKYNKKLYFDFNYRPSLNTQHTKEFIKEQYEKILYSADTVFGGIRDLTELLDIKAPELASELEQLKAVTEIFKEEYHIDTFVGTMRSFEEGKHYLAGFMARGEFQVSSRQSVAILDRIGAGDAYAAGIIFGQTENWGEEKTLEFAVHNAVLAHAIPGDVPHTTVSEVEALMSNKQQSLIR
- a CDS encoding KDGP aldolase family protein yields the protein MNKTPKYLNDRICLNVLANSVENAKECFEAAEGHVILGVLSINYKNDEAAISDMKKYIAATDNALSVGLGAGNPNQSAMVARISSELGPQHVNQVFTGVGASRALLGQNETVINGLVSPTGKVGYVNIATGPLSSKMDAAEVPIETAIALLKDMGGSSIKYFPMKGLAHEAEYRAVAKACAENDFYLEPTGGIDLENFEEIVQIALDAGVKKIIPHVYSSIIDKESGDTKPEDVKSLYQIMKKLTD
- a CDS encoding DgaE family pyridoxal phosphate-dependent ammonia lyase — translated: MTSNIYEKYKLKEVINASGKMTILGVSKTPDEITNLQKFAGQNFFEIADLVEKTGIYIANLLNVEDACVVSSASAGIAQSISALIGKGDPYHLYHPYAKEIQKREIVIPKGHNVDYGTAVEVMVQVGGGEIREAGYANMCQKEHVEMMMTENTAALLYIKSHHTVQKSMLTVEEMVEVSKQYQVPLIVDAAAEEDLTKYTKAGADLVIYSGAKAIDGPTSGLVIGKKEPISWVQMQSKGIGRAMKIGKENIVAFTGAVERYLKEPGETGIEMKQRLKPFIEALNSITGLSVKEVQDAAGREIYRASVKVIDRSAKEVISELKSHNPAIYTREYQANNGIIEFDIRAVNEEEMQAIIARLKEIMESGKKE
- a CDS encoding amidohydrolase/deacetylase family metallohydrolase is translated as MLDLLIKNGLTVDNQCLSIGVKNGKIEMVSPTINKEAKQVVELARNHYISAGWIDDHVHCDDDMPIYYDQPDEIGIKKGVTTIIDAGSTGADTISTFYEQIRKAKTNVYAMINISKIGIIRQDELSDLHNVQKDLLKKQVAALPQFVIGLKVRLSKTVVGENDYHPLLLAKELQTELNDMPLMIHIGSNPPELSDVLSRLDERDILTHCFNGKENGIVDKQTNKIKAVAMDAYKRGVRFDIGHGTDSFNFHTAFCAKEAKITPYSLSTDIYHRNREKGPVYDLATTMEKLRLVGYPLTEIIKMVTEHPADNFKLAKKGQLRVGYDADITIFDVKNGNKELVDSNGNKENTSELIVPIKTIVGGVLYDI
- a CDS encoding GntR family transcriptional regulator; the protein is MKKNVILYQEIAKEIKKKILSGVYVIGEYIPSETELEKMFEVSKVTIRQAVALLVSEGYLRKQRGKGTMVVSNQLFNKLSKAKSFSTIMKESGYTITKEILEIKLVQPAENALISQFFDEPIMMIKRMYLLNRKPYILYEHYLRGVHQVVDKNLNLDNISLYQLLKENQQVVVSFDDTFEVAELKESEKNLLQAETNHCLKRIRKSYNSQSELIEFSIGLYNTQDFPYKIEYEI
- a CDS encoding NAD(P)/FAD-dependent oxidoreductase, translated to MSKTKIVILGAGYGGLKTLKKLQHENLDAELVLVNKNDYHHETTWLHEAAAGTLDPEKLIYPIEKVVDSKKSTFIQDTVVKINRDEKTVTLQNEGEISYDYLLIALGSEAETFGIPGLKEYALTITSIDSVKKIRARIEEQFAKWKTEQKDELLTIIVGGAGFTGIEFLGELTNRMPELVKTYDIPREKVRIICMEAAPKVLPQFDAKLVDYGVSVLEDRGVEFFVGKPVKEATADGVKFADNETETKEIKAGTIIWAAGVRGNSVIEESGFEAGRGRVKVNNNLTVPGNEEILIIGDCSLIINPENERPYPPTAQIAMQQADVATVNLAKLAKGETDLINFEYHEKGTVCSLGDNDAIGVVFGKNLKGYPASVMKKVIDDRALLQIGGLNIMAKKGKFKFYK
- a CDS encoding NAD(P)/FAD-dependent oxidoreductase gives rise to the protein MDEQAKIYDITIIGGGPVGLFAAFYAGMRKVNVKIIESLPQLGGQLSTLYPEKYIYDIPGFPAIRAQALINNLTEQMQPFHPEVCLGETVLSVIKQADSTFEITTTQDVHYSKTIIITAGNGAFEPRKLELSHAVQYENSNLHYFIDDLSLFKDHRVVVCGGGDSAVDWALMLEQVAHSVTIVHRRKDFRAHEHSVEKLANSSVSIMTPFLPTKITGTSGKITSIELQEVKGEQQIELEIDDFIVNYGFVSSLGPIKTWNLDLQRNSIVVNSKMETSIAGIYSAGDVCTYDGKVKLIATGFGEAPTAVNNAINYMDPKARLQPTHSTSLFE
- a CDS encoding SDR family oxidoreductase, coding for MNVLVIGSNGQIGRQIVKMLALDKGFFVRAMIRDPHQAEALEKLGAKPIIADLEQDFSYAYDAVDAVIFTAGSGGNTGPEKTIAVDQDAAIKATNIAEQRGIKRFIMISSIHAGEPDKGPESLATYLIAKGKADDHLMASKLPYTIIRPVSLTNEAATGRVDLVSDTSLTTIPRSDVAAFTVEALTHQEAQNKIYEIASGSRDVDTFDFN
- a CDS encoding universal stress protein translates to MTKKYQRILIALDGSEESELAFRRGVELALELNAHVGLATVIDTRSFPAYSPDGGMWENQLSSDMEKSIAKHVERAKESGITTIDHFIEKGNPKKLLSDDLPNLYKADLIICGATGLNRIEEAVLGSVSGYIIQHALCDVLIVRD
- a CDS encoding DUF1450 domain-containing protein, which codes for MKPLVEFCVNNLASGAFEVYDTLLKDENVDVIQYDCLAHCELCGRSLFALVEGVVVSGRSKEELLKKIYQQL
- a CDS encoding DUF1462 family protein; amino-acid sequence: MKKTVQLYVYGSSVACASCVGAPSSKAIKEWLSAAIERKFEQQPFLIKYLDVFETKGMTEEERQMAQRIMAEDYLYPVIVLDNKIVIEGEPRLQDIYKLMIEYGYEPTM
- a CDS encoding NifU family protein, whose product is MDQISYAEVEKALKKFRPFLLRDGGDYELIDVTNDGIVKIRLLGACEVCPSSDMTLKMGIELTLSERVPGFKKVEQVY